A window of Kribbella voronezhensis genomic DNA:
CGATCGAGCTCGCGCACGAAGGCGATGCCCACGCGCGGGAAGCCTTCGACCGGGCCGGCGAGGTGATCGGCTCGGCGCTGGCCGCCATGGTGAACCTGGTCGGCCCGCAGCTCGTCGTGATCGCCGGCGAAGGCGTCGCGGACTACGACCTGTACGACCAGCGGATGCGGCAGGCCTTCGCCGAGCACGCTTTCGGCGCCGCAGGAGATTGCACGCTGATGCTTCGTTCGCACACCTTCGACGACTGGGCCCGCGGCGCGGCCGCCACGGTGATCCGCTCGTACGTCCGCGGCGAACCCCCTTTACACCGTTGACCGGCAGCCCGGTCGCGGATCGATCGCATAGAGTGAGCCCAGACCTCAGTTGAGTTGGAAGGTTTGTTCGCGATGACAGACATGGGTGTGCCGGAGCAAGAGATTCCGGGGGTCGATCCGACCAAGCCGAGTATCGCGCGGACGTATGACTATCTGCTGGGTGGCAAGGACAACTTCGCCGTCGACCGGGCGCTCGGGGACAAGTTCATCAACGATCTGCCCGGGTCGCGGGTGATCGCCTTCGACAACCGCGGTGCGCTGATCCGTGCGGTGCGCGAGATCGTCACCAGTGGGGTCAAGCAGTTCATCGACCTCGGCAGTGGGTTGCCCACGGCGGACAACGTCCACCAGATCGCGCAGGGGCACCGGCCCGAGGCCAAGGTCGTGTACGTCGACATCGATCCCGTCGTGCTGAGCCACGGCCGCGCGCTGCTGGCCGAGAACGACTTCACCACCGTGATCGAGGGCGACCTGCGGGACTCGGAGAAGATCTACCAGAACCCCGACCTGCAGGCGCTGATCGACTTCGACCAGCCGGTCGCGATCATCCTCAGCGCGATCCTGCACCACGTGAACGACGACGAGGACCCGGCCGGGCTGGTCCAGTTCTGGGTCGACCGGATCCCCTCGGGCAGTTATGTGTTCATCAGCCACTTCCGCAGCGAGGACGATCCGCGGAGCGCGGAGATGCAGCAACTGCTGCAAGGGTCGCTGGGGCGTGGGCGGTGGCGAACCGACGACGAGTTGCGGGCGCTGTTCGGCAAGGAGCTGCAGATCCTGCCGCCCGGGCTGGTGCCGACGGCCGAATGGCGGCCCGTCACCGAGCCCGACGAGCTGACGGACTGGCAACGCCTGATCGCCGCCGCCCTCGCCATCAAGCCCTAGCCACCGCGGTCGTAGTACAGGCCTGAGCGCCCTTCCGACCCTGTGGGCTGGAAGGGCGGCTCGTGGCCGGGTCAGCTGCGAGCGGCCGCCAGGATCTTGCGCCAGACCTTGCGGTAGGACTCCAGGCCGTCCTCGGCGAGTGGTCCGGTCGGGCCGGCGGTGATCGAGACCCGCTCCGGGATGGTGCCCCAGACCGGGATCTCCTCCGCGGCGTACTGCTGCATAGTCTCCTGGTAGGCCCGCGTGTAGGTCCGTGCCGAGCAAATCACCAGCCCGACCGGGACCTCCTTCGGGACCAGGTCCAGCACGGCACGGACTCGGGGCGTCTCGACACCGCCGACGCGGGTCGGGATGATGACGATCCGGGCCCGTTCGAGCGCCTTGTTCAGCAGCCGTTCGTGCGACGGGGGCATGTCGACGACGCCGATGCCCTCGGGCGGCACCTTGTCCAGTGCCTTGGTCAGGAGGCGCTCGGTCGGCGCCTCGGCGATCTCGATCCTGGCCAGGTGGTCGTCGTCGGAATCCGCGATCCAGTCGGCAGCGCTGCCTTGTGGATCGGCGTCGACCAGGGTGGCGGTGCGACGGTTGGAAGATGCCAGCGCGGCCAAGTACACCGACGTGGTTGTCTTGCCGACCCCGCCCTTCAGTGCAGCTGTCACGATGATCATGGAACTGACGCTACCCGGTCTTGTCCGATTTCCGGCGTGTCGTCGGCGTTGCCCGGACGCGTCGTGATAGTTGCCGCTGGCCCCCGCGCTACTTTCCGAGCCAGGCGTCGACCTTCGAGCGGTTCGCCTCGACCCACTTCTGGGCGGCCGCGTCCGGGCTCAGCTTGTCCTCGGCGATGTACTTGGCGACCTGGTTCTGGTCGTCGTTGGTCCAGCTGAAGTTCTTCACCAGGTCGTACGCCGGGCTGCCGGAGTCGGCGAACTTCTTCGAGACGATCTTGTCCAGCGCGTACGCCGGGTAGTCGCAGGCGACCTTCTCCGGTACGGCGTCGCAGCCGGCCTTGTACGGCGGCAGGTTCACCTTGACCAGCTTGAGCTCGTTGAAGAACCACTGCGGCTCGTAGAAGTACCCGATCACCGGCTTCTTGTTCTTCTCCGCGTCGCGGAAGGCCTGGATCAGCGCGGTCTCGCTGCCGGCGTACACGACCTTGTAGTCCAGCTTGAGGTTCTTCACCAGCGCCTCGTCGTTGGTGACGAACGACGGGTCGCCGTCCAGCAACTGGCCCTTGCCGCCGGACTCCGACGTCTTGAACATCGCGGCGTTCTTGTTCAGCGTCTTCCAGTCGGTCAGCTCCGGGTGCGCGGCCGCGAGCCACGGCGGCAGGTACCAGCCGATGACGCCCTTGTTGCCGGTCAGGCCCGCCTCGACGGCGACCTTCTGGTCGGTGATGTACTTCTTCTTCAGGTCCTCGTGACCCCAGTTCTCCAGGTTCACGTCGATCTCGCCGGTGCTGAAGCCCTGCCAGGCGATCTCTTCCTTGAGGTTCTTCTTCACCACCTTGCAGCCGAGGTCCTTGGTCGCCACGTAGGCGACGACGGCCGCGTTCGCCTCGTACCCGACCCACGGGCTCACCGTCAGGTTGACGGTGCCGCAGGCCTTGCCGCTCGCGGCCGGCTTCTGCGCGTCGCCGACCTTCGCACCCCCACACGCGGTCAGCGCGAGCGCGAGCGCGGTCAGCACACCGGCCGAGCGCAGCAGCTTGTTCGTCACCACAGGTTGTCTCCTCATAATTTTCAGCTGAACTTCCTGGTACGGCGGGCCGCGGCCTGCGTGATCCGGTCGAGCATGACACCGAGCAGCACGATCGCCAGCCCGGCCGCCAGACCCTTGCCGTAGAGCTCACTCTGCGCGAAGCCGGCGGCCACGTCGTACCCGAGTGCGCCCGCGCCGACCAGGCCGCCGACGACGACCATGGACAGCACGTAGATCAGGCCCTGGTTGACCGCCAGGGTGATCGCCCGCCGGGCGACCGGCAGTTGCACCTTACTGATCACCTGCCAGCTGCTGGAGCCGACCGAGTTGGCCGCCTCGACCGTCGCGACCGGGACGGCCCGGATGCCATCGGCAACGATCTTGGTGGTGACCGGTACGGCGAACACCACCGCGGCCGCGATCGCGGTGAACCGGCTGGTGCCGAACAGCGCGAGGAACGGAACGAGGTACACGAACGGCGGCATCGTCTGCCCCGCGTCGAGCACGGGTCGCAACCAACTGTCGGCCCGCTGGTTCCGCCCGGTCCACACGCCGAGGACGATGCCCACAGCAACCACTACGACGGTCGCCAGCAGCGTGGAGGCGAGCGTGACCATGCCGTCGTGCCAGACGCCGGTCGCGACCAGCAGGCCAAGACAGACAGCAGCCGGTACCGCGCTGCGCCAACTCCCGAGCACCGCGGCCAGCGCCACGATGACCACGGTGACAAGCCACCACGGCGACTCTGTGAGCAAGGCTTCCAGCGGATTGAGGAGCCCCTCGGTGACAGCGTCGCGTACGCCGTACGTGAACCCACCGAACACGTCCTGGCCCCAGGTCGTCACGTCTGTCGCAGTCACCGCGATCCGCGAGCCGACACCGACGTCAGTGGGGAACTCGGCGGCCCATACGTAAGTCCGGGAGAACCACACCGCCACCAGCACGGCAAGACCGCCAGCGGCGAGCAGCACGCGGCGGCGCACGCTCGCAGTACGCCATGGTCGGTCACCGGCCGCGGTGGTCACGCGGTCGAGCACGATCGCGATCACGACGATCGCGAGACCGGCGTTGAACGCTACGCCGACGTCGAGGGTCTGCAGCGCCTTCAGGACGGTCTGCCCGAGACCGGGCGCATCGATCAGCGCGGCCACCGTGACCATCGACAGGGCGGCCATGATCGTCTGGTTGATCCCGACGACGACCGTGCTGCGCGACATCGGCAGCAGCACTTTGAACAGGGTCTGCCCACCGGTGGAGCCGAGCGAGCGAGCGGCCTCGACGCTCTCGGCGGGTACCGAACGGATCGCGTGCGCGGTCAGCCGGACGACCGGCGGCGCCGCGTAGATCAGGGTCGCGATGGTCGCCGCCGCCGGGCCGATCGCGAAGAACAGGGTCAGCGGTGCGAGGTACACGAACGTCGGGAGCGTCTGCATCAGGTCGAGGATCAGCGTGGCGACCTTGAACGCACGGTTCGACAGGCCGGCCCAGATCCCGAGCGGGATACCGACCAGCAGCGAGAGCGCGACGGCCGCGATCGTGAGCGAGAGCGTGTCCATGCTCTCCTGCCACAACCCCTGCAGCCCGACGAAGGTGAGCCCGGCGGCTGCGAGCACAGCGACCTTCCAGTTACCGAAGGCCCACGCCAGGTACGCCGCGATGGCCACCACGCCGAGCCAGCCGACCACCGGCACGGGGCGTCCGTACGCCGGTTGGGACAGCACGTTCTGCAAGAGGACGACCAGGTGGTCGACCGCGATCCGGATCGCGTCGAAGAAGGCATTGCCGCGGCCCAGGAAGTCCCGGTGCTCGGTCAGCCAGCGGTGCAGTGCGGTGGTCTCCTGGCCGCCGATCGTGAGCGTGTCGACCCCGCTCAGCACGAACCAGGCCGCCACCCAGCCGACCACCAGGACGCCGGCGATGACCGTACGGCGTGGTTTGCGGACCCGGATCTCGACCGAGCCGGTGATGGAGGCCATCTCAGCCGTCTTGGGGGCGCGACGCGGACGGGTCCGGATCCGCCACGACGGCCAGGATCGCCTCGTCGTCGATGACGCCGAGGAGCTGGCCTTCGGCAACGACCTTGACCGGGCGGTCGGACTCCAGCACCAGCCGGGTCGCCTCACGGACCAGTACGTCGGGACCGAGCTCGGGGCCGTCCAACTGCTCGTCCGGCCGCGGCTGCCGGACGATCCAGCGCAGCGTGAGGATGTCGGCCCGCGGCACGTCGCGGACGAACTCGCGGACGTAGTCGTCGGCCGGCGCCCCGACCAGCTCGTCGCCGGTGCCGAGCTGGACCGCGGCGCCGTCACGCATCAACAGGATGCGGTCGCCGAGCTTGAGCGCCTCGGACAGGTCGTGGGTGATGAACACCATCGTCTTGCCGACCTCGCGGTGCAGCCGGGCGACCTCGGTCTGCATCTCGCGCCGGATCAGCGGGTCGAGCGCGGAGAACGGCTCGTCGAACAGCAGGACGTCGGGGTCGTTGGCGAGCGCGCGGGCCAGGCCGACCCGCTGCTGCATGCCGCCCGACAACTGCTCGGGGTACAGCTGCTCGTTGCCGGCCAGACCGACGAGGTCGATCACCTCCTGCGCCCGGCGGCGGCGGTCGGGCTTGCTCTCGCCGCGCACCTCCAGCCCGTAGGAGACGTTGTCGATCACCTTGCGGTGCGGCAGTAGGCCGAAGTGCTGGAACACCATCGAGAACTTGCTCCGCCGCAGCGTCCGGAGCCGCTTCTCGTCGGCGGCCCGGAGATCCTCGCCCTCGAAGTAGATGCTGCCCGCGGTCGGCTCGATCAGCCGGGTCAGGCAGCGGACCAGCGTCGACTTGCCGGACCCCGACAGGCCCATGACGACGAAGACCTCACCGGGGGCGACGTCGAAGCTGAGGTCGCGGACGGCCGCCGTACAGCCGGTCTGCTGGTAGAGGTCCTTGCGGTCCAGGCGCGCGAGGTCGGGACGTCGCGGTACGCGGTCCGCCTTCGGCCCGAACACCTTCCACAGGTCCTGGATCGAGAGCAGCGCGTCCGACGCCAATGGATCGGGGTACTCGAGCTGAGCGGTCACAATGGTTCACCCTCGCATCCCGGCCACCGGGTTCGTCGTGAACCGCGACTTTATCGAAGCCCCGGCTCCCCAGCGCCGCCGCGGGTGTCTGACCCTTCAACCTTTACCCGCACCAAACACCAGCACACGCCGGTCACGAGGGCTGGTACGGCGGAGCCTCGCCCCAGCCCCACCTCGGGACCGGAGCCTGTGGTGGTGGGGTCGCGCCCGGCTGGGAGTTGGCCAGGGCGATGCGGGTGCCCCACTCGATGTAGGCGACAAACGCCGACCGGAACTCGGGATCGTCCGGCAGGCCGGCTGGGTCGGCGCTGGCGGCGATCAGCGCTGCCCAGCGAGCGCGTTGCTCCTCGGTCAGGCCGAGATTCAGGTGGTGGGACAGCATCGCGGGATAGCCGCCGAGCTCGTCGGTGTACGTCTTGGGACCGCCGAACACCTCGCCCAGCCAGATCGCCACGTGCTCGCGGTGCTTGTCGCTCATGTGCGCGAACACCGACGCGAGCAGCGGATCCTCCAGCACCCTGTCGTAGAACACCTCGGTCAGCCGCCTGAGCGCTTCCACCCCACCGGCCCACTCGTACACCGTCGGTGTCGTCATCTCACCCTCCCGTCTGATTGCAGTGTAAGCATGTAATCAGACCCTGAGGTTCATCAAGGCTCTGGCGATCGCGACCTGAGCCGGCTCGACCCCGCGTTCGCCGTCCTCGAGGTCCCAGAGCACGTTCTGCAGGATCCGCCCGAGCGTCCAGCCGATCGCCCGGTCGCGGTCCAGGCCGGCCACGTCGACCATCAGGTCGAACCGTCGCCGGATCGCCTTCGCCAGGTCGCCGGTCGCGACGAGGTCGTCCCAGCGGTTGTTCAGCGCCGGGAACAGCTCGAAGCACGGGTTGCCCGCGAGCGGCTTCGGGTCGATCACCAGCCACGGTTCCCGCTGGGCGGCCATCACGTTGTCGTAGTGGAGATCCCAGTGGAGCAGCCGATCACCGGACTCGCCTACCAATTCGGCCAGCCGGGCAGCGCACCGGCGTACGAGGTTCTGCTCGTCTCGGTCAGCCAGTCGCGGGATCTGCCCGGGCGCCTCGTCCAGCATCGCGGCGGTGAGGTCTTCGAGCTTCCGGAGCGCAGGAGGAGCCTGTACTGCGCTGAGCCGGGTCAGCAGCTCTGCCAGGAGCTGGGTGGCCTCCTGGTCGTCTGGGACGTCGCTGAGCATCCTCGGCTGCAGGCGCTCGAGCAGGATGGTGCCGGTGGCCGGGTCATCTTCCAGGACCAGTACTACGCCGTCGCCGTCCCAGGTGCGCAGAGCGAGTGCCTCGCCGGCGTTCTCGTCGTTGAGCGGTTGGAGCTTGAGCATCGCGGCAGTGGCGTCTCGGCGGCGCACGGGGAGCACCAGCGAGCCGGCGCCGTACAGGGGTTCGCCGTCGAGTTGCAGTGACCACTGGTCGAGGTAGCCGGTGGTCAGCTCCGGCAACGCGTCCAACCAGTGCTTGGCGTCTTCCTCATGGAGCTCTCGGAGACCCGCCGGTACTACGAACTCGCGCAACTGGTCTCCTTTGCTCACGGCCGGGCACTCCGACAGTAGGTGGTCGGGCAACCGTGTGCTTGGGTTTTCCCGTGAGTTCCCCCGAGGCGGCCGACGCGGCCCATGCAGTAGCCCGGCAACACCGTCGCGCGCAAGCATTGGTGAGCGTGGTCTATCTCGGTTTGCCGCTGGCGTTCCTGGTGGTGACCGTGGTGATCGCGGTGACTCGGTCGCCCTTCGACTGGCCTGCCGTGGTGTTCCCGACGCTGCTGCTGGCGCTGGGCTGGTTCCTGCGAAGGCGGCAGCGGTACCAGGTCGGGCGGTGGACCACGGTCGGCGCCTGGTTCGGTGGGCTGGCCGTGCTGTACGTCGGGTTCTTCTCGCTGGTGTTCGACGTTCGGTGGCTGGCTGCGGCCATCCTGCCCGCTGCGCTGGTCTGCGCGTTCTTGGGTGCGCTTCTCGGACGTGCTGGTCAGCGCGCGCTCATGGTGCCGCTGCGGCCTGAGCTCGCCGGCACGCAGTACGAGCTGGTTCTGCCGTTGCGCGGAGTGCTGCTGACCACGCTGGAGATCGGTACCTCGAGCGTGACTGTGCGGGCACGGTTTTTCGGTAATCCGCCGGGCGGGCGCGAGGCTGCGCGGCGTACCTATGAGCTGTCGGAGGTAACCGGAGTCTTCGCCGCCTCTCTCAGCGGCTCCGAGCGGCTGAAGTTCCCGATTGCGCTGCCGGTCAAGGTCGTTGGCTCGGCGGGACCGGCGCTGATCCTGCAGGCCCGTGGCGAGGACTGGGTCCTGCCCCTCGGCGCCGCCGACGCCGTCGCCGACTTCCTCAACGGCCGAGTCAGCGCAGCAAAGCCGACGCCCTGACCGAGGCTCAACCTGTGCGCTGGTCCGTCCAGCGCATGGCAAGGGCGAAGCCGAGATCGTCGTACTCGGCACCCGGAAAGACGAGTCGCAGCTCGAACCACGCGTCCCGGAGTCCGATCCGGGTAGAGATCGCACACGTTGTCGACCAGGGCGACCGTGCCGCCGGGGCGGACCAGCGATTTCAGTTGCTCGAGACCGGCCCGGTAGTTCGGCACGTGGTGCATCATCGTGTGGCTGTAGACCAGGTCGAACCCGTCGTCGTCGACCTCGAACAGATCGGCCACCCGGTACTCCGTGTTCGCCCGCGCCCGCCTCGCCCGGGCGATGTCGATCGCCCGCTCGCCGCGGACCCCCAGCCCTGCCACCCACCCGAAGTTCTGCTCGGGCTTCAACCCGACGAACCGGTCGTAGCCGGCGGCGAACCGATCGAACGACTGTGCATCAACCATCATGCGAGTACGACGTCCTCCGGCGCCCGACGGTTGGACCGGGATCGGCCTCCAGTCCGTCGGGGTGGCGTTCTGGAGTCAGGCGCCGGCGGCTTCGCGTTCCTTGCGGGAGATCTCGGCCTTCTCGGCCTGCCAGCCGTCCTCGTTCTTGCCGAGGCGCCAGTAGCCGGAGATCGAGACGCGGTCGCGGGGCAGACCGCGATCGGTGTGCAGGTGGCGGCGGAGCTGGGTGACGAAACCGGCTTCGCCGTGGACGAAGACGTGGACGTCGTCGGAGCGGAACTCGAGCTCCTCGACCGCACGAACCAGGTTCTCGCCGCGGGTGCCGGTGCGATGGAACCAGGTCAGGTCGACCTCGCCGGGGCCGTCGAGCTTCTGCTCCTCGGTCTCGTCCTCGACCTCGACGAAGACCTTCGCCTTCGCACCGGGCGCGAGTTGCTCGATCGCGGCACCGATCGCCGGCAGCGCGCTCTCGTCGCCGACCAGCAGGTGCCACTCGGCGTCGGGGTTCGGCGCGTACCCGCCGCCCGGACCGTTGAACCAGAGCTTGTCACCGGGCTGAGCGCCGGCAGCCCACGGCCCCGCGATCCCCTCGTCGCCGTGATAGACGAAGTCGATCGTCAGCTCACGCGCGGCCTCGTCCCAGTTCCGGACGGTGTAGGTGCGCATCGTCGGCCATTGCTCGGCCGGGAACTGCTCGCGGACCACGCCCATGTCGAGCGGTTCCGGATAGGTCACGCCGGGCTTGGGGAAGAGCAGTTTGACGTAGTGGTCGGTGGTCCCGTTGTCGACGAACTCGTCGCAGCTCAGCACCAGCCGGATCATGTGCGGAGTGATCCGCTCGCTCCGGCGGACGACCGCCAGCTTCGCGCGGCGGTTACGGGGTGCGGGGTTGCTCACGCGACCACGGTCCTCTCAAGACTTCAGGCGGAATGTTAGGCATACCTAACTAGGCTAACCGACAAGCTGAAATCACTCGCTACCCCGGCGGGATGCGATCGCCTGCTTTCAGCAGCAGCCGTCGTCGCAGGTGGTCGCCGTGCCGTCCGTGGTGGGCGCGCAGCACCCTTCGCCGCGCCAGGCCTGGACACCCTCGCGGAGGGCGACGGCCGAGATCACCAGGCCGGCGATCGGATCGGCCCAGTACCAGCCGAGGGTCGCATTGAGCAGCAGGCCGAGGAGAAGCACTGCGGACAGGTAGGTACACAGGAGAGTTTGGGTGCTGTCGGCAACTACCGCGTTGGAGCTCAGCGCCTTGCCGGTACGGCGTTGTGCGTAGGAGAGCAACGGCATCACCACGAGCGAGGCGATCGCCAGGCCGATACCTACCCCCGACGTGTCGGCCTCGCCTCGGCCGAGCAGGGCGCGCACGGATTCCACCGTCACATAGGCGGCGAGACCGAAGAACGACAGCGCGATCAGCCGCAGCGCCCGGCGCTCGCGCGTCTCCGGCAGTGGATGCCGGAACTGCCAGAGGATGATCAGCCCGCTCGCCACCTCCACCACCGAGTCGAGCCCGAACCCGACCAGCGCAACGGATCCCGCGACCGTCCCTGCCGAGATCGCAACGATCGCCTCGATGACGTTGTAGGTAACGCTCGCACCGGCCAGCAGCTGCGCTCGTCGCCCCAGCTTCTTGCGCCGCTCCTCCGCTTCGACCGGCTCTCCAGCGACCGGGAGCATTCGCAGCTCGATGGGACGCGCCGCGCGGTCCGGCTCGCTCATCGACAGTCGCCTTCCGCGTCAGGCCGGCAGCAGGCGGGGTCGACGGCCAGTACGACGTGCAGCAGCTCGGCGAGCGCCGTACCGAGGCTTGCGTCTGCCAGCTCGTAGCGGGTACGCCGGCCTTCTGGCTCCGCGACGACGAGACCGCAGCCTCGCAGGCAGGCGAGGTGGTTCGACAGGGACTGCCGGCTGACACCGATGCGCTCGGCCAACTCCGCCGGGTAGCTCGGCCCCTCGTGCAGCACGAGCATCACCTGCGTGCGGGTGGGATCCGACAGCGCATGCCCGAACCGGGCCAGCACCTCACTCCTGCTCACGATCGTGTCCACGCCGTGACAGTACACGAATCGCTGTATTCAGCAGAACCTGTACTACGCGTCGCTCGGCGCCACCGCCTTCGCCGAGCGCTGCCACAGCATCGCGAGCGGGATCGCCGCCGCTACCCCGGCGAGCCCGAACCATCCGACCGCCTGCACCGCATCGGTCTTGTCGGCGAGCACACCGGCGAGCAACGGGCTGACGCCGGTCGCCGTCGTCAGACCCGAGTTCGACATGCCGATCGCCTGGCCGCGCCGCGCGTCGGGAAGCATGAACGTCATCGAGGTCGTCGCCTGCATCACCACGATCGTGCCGAACGCTCCCGCGAACACGAACAGCAGCACGGACACGACCAATCCCGGTCGCAGCAGGCAGAGCGC
This region includes:
- a CDS encoding SAM-dependent methyltransferase, with product MTDMGVPEQEIPGVDPTKPSIARTYDYLLGGKDNFAVDRALGDKFINDLPGSRVIAFDNRGALIRAVREIVTSGVKQFIDLGSGLPTADNVHQIAQGHRPEAKVVYVDIDPVVLSHGRALLAENDFTTVIEGDLRDSEKIYQNPDLQALIDFDQPVAIILSAILHHVNDDEDPAGLVQFWVDRIPSGSYVFISHFRSEDDPRSAEMQQLLQGSLGRGRWRTDDELRALFGKELQILPPGLVPTAEWRPVTEPDELTDWQRLIAAALAIKP
- a CDS encoding ParA family protein, with product MIIVTAALKGGVGKTTTSVYLAALASSNRRTATLVDADPQGSAADWIADSDDDHLARIEIAEAPTERLLTKALDKVPPEGIGVVDMPPSHERLLNKALERARIVIIPTRVGGVETPRVRAVLDLVPKEVPVGLVICSARTYTRAYQETMQQYAAEEIPVWGTIPERVSITAGPTGPLAEDGLESYRKVWRKILAAARS
- a CDS encoding ABC transporter substrate-binding protein, with protein sequence MTNKLLRSAGVLTALALALTACGGAKVGDAQKPAASGKACGTVNLTVSPWVGYEANAAVVAYVATKDLGCKVVKKNLKEEIAWQGFSTGEIDVNLENWGHEDLKKKYITDQKVAVEAGLTGNKGVIGWYLPPWLAAAHPELTDWKTLNKNAAMFKTSESGGKGQLLDGDPSFVTNDEALVKNLKLDYKVVYAGSETALIQAFRDAEKNKKPVIGYFYEPQWFFNELKLVKVNLPPYKAGCDAVPEKVACDYPAYALDKIVSKKFADSGSPAYDLVKNFSWTNDDQNQVAKYIAEDKLSPDAAAQKWVEANRSKVDAWLGK
- a CDS encoding ABC transporter permease — its product is MASITGSVEIRVRKPRRTVIAGVLVVGWVAAWFVLSGVDTLTIGGQETTALHRWLTEHRDFLGRGNAFFDAIRIAVDHLVVLLQNVLSQPAYGRPVPVVGWLGVVAIAAYLAWAFGNWKVAVLAAAGLTFVGLQGLWQESMDTLSLTIAAVALSLLVGIPLGIWAGLSNRAFKVATLILDLMQTLPTFVYLAPLTLFFAIGPAAATIATLIYAAPPVVRLTAHAIRSVPAESVEAARSLGSTGGQTLFKVLLPMSRSTVVVGINQTIMAALSMVTVAALIDAPGLGQTVLKALQTLDVGVAFNAGLAIVVIAIVLDRVTTAAGDRPWRTASVRRRVLLAAGGLAVLVAVWFSRTYVWAAEFPTDVGVGSRIAVTATDVTTWGQDVFGGFTYGVRDAVTEGLLNPLEALLTESPWWLVTVVIVALAAVLGSWRSAVPAAVCLGLLVATGVWHDGMVTLASTLLATVVVVAVGIVLGVWTGRNQRADSWLRPVLDAGQTMPPFVYLVPFLALFGTSRFTAIAAAVVFAVPVTTKIVADGIRAVPVATVEAANSVGSSSWQVISKVQLPVARRAITLAVNQGLIYVLSMVVVGGLVGAGALGYDVAAGFAQSELYGKGLAAGLAIVLLGVMLDRITQAAARRTRKFS
- a CDS encoding quaternary amine ABC transporter ATP-binding protein; this translates as MTAQLEYPDPLASDALLSIQDLWKVFGPKADRVPRRPDLARLDRKDLYQQTGCTAAVRDLSFDVAPGEVFVVMGLSGSGKSTLVRCLTRLIEPTAGSIYFEGEDLRAADEKRLRTLRRSKFSMVFQHFGLLPHRKVIDNVSYGLEVRGESKPDRRRRAQEVIDLVGLAGNEQLYPEQLSGGMQQRVGLARALANDPDVLLFDEPFSALDPLIRREMQTEVARLHREVGKTMVFITHDLSEALKLGDRILLMRDGAAVQLGTGDELVGAPADDYVREFVRDVPRADILTLRWIVRQPRPDEQLDGPELGPDVLVREATRLVLESDRPVKVVAEGQLLGVIDDEAILAVVADPDPSASRPQDG
- a CDS encoding group II truncated hemoglobin gives rise to the protein MTTPTVYEWAGGVEALRRLTEVFYDRVLEDPLLASVFAHMSDKHREHVAIWLGEVFGGPKTYTDELGGYPAMLSHHLNLGLTEEQRARWAALIAASADPAGLPDDPEFRSAFVAYIEWGTRIALANSQPGATPPPQAPVPRWGWGEAPPYQPS
- a CDS encoding aminoglycoside phosphotransferase family protein, with amino-acid sequence MREFVVPAGLRELHEEDAKHWLDALPELTTGYLDQWSLQLDGEPLYGAGSLVLPVRRRDATAAMLKLQPLNDENAGEALALRTWDGDGVVLVLEDDPATGTILLERLQPRMLSDVPDDQEATQLLAELLTRLSAVQAPPALRKLEDLTAAMLDEAPGQIPRLADRDEQNLVRRCAARLAELVGESGDRLLHWDLHYDNVMAAQREPWLVIDPKPLAGNPCFELFPALNNRWDDLVATGDLAKAIRRRFDLMVDVAGLDRDRAIGWTLGRILQNVLWDLEDGERGVEPAQVAIARALMNLRV
- a CDS encoding cytochrome d ubiquinol oxidase subunit II, with the translated sequence MSSPEAADAAHAVARQHRRAQALVSVVYLGLPLAFLVVTVVIAVTRSPFDWPAVVFPTLLLALGWFLRRRQRYQVGRWTTVGAWFGGLAVLYVGFFSLVFDVRWLAAAILPAALVCAFLGALLGRAGQRALMVPLRPELAGTQYELVLPLRGVLLTTLEIGTSSVTVRARFFGNPPGGREAARRTYELSEVTGVFAASLSGSERLKFPIALPVKVVGSAGPALILQARGEDWVLPLGAADAVADFLNGRVSAAKPTP
- a CDS encoding siderophore-interacting protein, which produces MSNPAPRNRRAKLAVVRRSERITPHMIRLVLSCDEFVDNGTTDHYVKLLFPKPGVTYPEPLDMGVVREQFPAEQWPTMRTYTVRNWDEAARELTIDFVYHGDEGIAGPWAAGAQPGDKLWFNGPGGGYAPNPDAEWHLLVGDESALPAIGAAIEQLAPGAKAKVFVEVEDETEEQKLDGPGEVDLTWFHRTGTRGENLVRAVEELEFRSDDVHVFVHGEAGFVTQLRRHLHTDRGLPRDRVSISGYWRLGKNEDGWQAEKAEISRKEREAAGA
- a CDS encoding cation transporter: MSEPDRAARPIELRMLPVAGEPVEAEERRKKLGRRAQLLAGASVTYNVIEAIVAISAGTVAGSVALVGFGLDSVVEVASGLIILWQFRHPLPETRERRALRLIALSFFGLAAYVTVESVRALLGRGEADTSGVGIGLAIASLVVMPLLSYAQRRTGKALSSNAVVADSTQTLLCTYLSAVLLLGLLLNATLGWYWADPIAGLVISAVALREGVQAWRGEGCCAPTTDGTATTCDDGCC
- a CDS encoding ArsR/SmtB family transcription factor is translated as MDTIVSRSEVLARFGHALSDPTRTQVMLVLHEGPSYPAELAERIGVSRQSLSNHLACLRGCGLVVAEPEGRRTRYELADASLGTALAELLHVVLAVDPACCRPDAEGDCR